Proteins encoded by one window of Moorella humiferrea:
- a CDS encoding S-layer homology domain-containing protein, whose translation MKNAKRLLCLALLFALLPAAAWAATPSFNDIQGHWARDYILAFAAKGLVHGYQDGSFRPDRPISRAEFICILLNCLGITPAPGAKTSAFSDTANHWARAQIAEAVLRGILVPGEYPDGLKPDGPLYRSEAAAMMVRALGKKPATTPATFKDKAQVEKSMYKGYIKTAFDEGLMHGYPDGTFRPFQGVTRGEACAMLTNLLGKFGTPSAPPAATNPSSGGSLTTLNIKGNRYSLGNTAVYLKRDMTNIPISSLSVAGGLLFINNAYTYPLGATVNNPDLVVNNVRYVNCRLSAAGGEVAAEPDAVVVDSFTYDGRKYYADYVKLYIGNKNGDYYLSDAAVLDEHTIRVAGGDYDLATTPVAVALGENFYAVTKIYYDGDNIGLDLVPTAPVVRKGLDLSDISAIFIDNRSISLDNVSSLFFIIDGTAYDLGEAVVDASGSFRADGKNYPPDQVTVVLNKSFYKLKDARNMDGKFVFYCTSSPVAVWAKVNGKYRDAGAIQIFVGSNTYDLKDVLVVQRNVIRVGGRQYKLSDVAGCRIDGKFYALEEVDYDTDLDLATLEVSESSGTWIGGLTNRPQRYVFYLNNTLYRDGAGDDVAIYAAGDWRTLDLITFADPSHFVYDNTTYDLIGAQIKIGDTTFKVTDAAWRVGTQTLEVYLQAP comes from the coding sequence GTGAAAAACGCAAAGCGTTTATTATGCCTGGCGCTGCTCTTCGCCCTGCTGCCGGCGGCCGCATGGGCCGCAACGCCCAGCTTCAACGATATCCAGGGCCATTGGGCCAGGGATTACATCCTAGCTTTTGCCGCCAAAGGCCTGGTCCACGGCTACCAGGACGGGAGCTTCCGGCCCGACCGGCCCATCAGCCGGGCGGAATTCATCTGCATCTTGCTCAATTGCCTGGGGATCACCCCGGCGCCCGGGGCCAAGACCTCGGCCTTCAGCGACACCGCCAACCACTGGGCCCGAGCCCAGATCGCCGAAGCGGTGCTGCGGGGCATCCTCGTCCCCGGCGAGTATCCCGACGGATTGAAGCCCGACGGCCCCCTCTACCGCAGCGAAGCCGCCGCCATGATGGTCAGGGCCCTGGGGAAAAAACCTGCCACGACCCCGGCCACTTTTAAAGACAAAGCCCAGGTAGAGAAGAGCATGTACAAGGGCTACATCAAGACGGCCTTTGACGAGGGGCTGATGCACGGCTACCCGGACGGGACTTTCCGTCCCTTCCAGGGCGTGACCAGGGGTGAAGCCTGCGCCATGCTGACCAATTTGCTGGGTAAGTTCGGCACCCCGTCCGCCCCGCCCGCGGCGACCAATCCCTCTAGCGGCGGCTCCCTGACGACCCTGAACATTAAGGGCAACCGTTACAGCCTGGGGAACACGGCGGTCTACCTCAAGCGGGACATGACCAACATACCCATCTCCTCCCTGAGCGTAGCAGGGGGCCTGCTCTTCATCAACAACGCCTACACCTATCCCCTGGGCGCCACCGTGAACAATCCCGATCTGGTTGTCAACAACGTCCGCTATGTCAACTGCCGCCTCAGCGCCGCCGGCGGCGAGGTGGCGGCCGAACCGGATGCCGTTGTGGTGGACAGCTTCACCTACGACGGCCGCAAATACTACGCCGATTACGTCAAACTCTACATAGGCAACAAAAACGGCGACTACTACCTCTCCGACGCCGCCGTGCTCGATGAACACACCATCAGGGTCGCGGGCGGCGACTACGACCTCGCCACAACCCCCGTGGCCGTAGCCCTGGGCGAAAATTTCTATGCCGTCACCAAGATCTATTACGACGGTGACAACATCGGCCTGGACCTGGTACCCACCGCCCCGGTGGTGCGGAAAGGGCTTGATCTATCGGACATCTCGGCCATCTTTATAGACAATAGGTCTATAAGCCTTGACAACGTCAGCAGCCTCTTCTTCATTATCGACGGCACCGCCTACGATCTCGGGGAAGCTGTCGTCGACGCCTCCGGCAGCTTTAGGGCGGACGGCAAGAATTACCCTCCCGATCAGGTAACCGTCGTCCTGAATAAAAGCTTCTACAAGCTGAAAGATGCCAGGAATATGGACGGCAAGTTTGTTTTCTACTGCACGTCCAGTCCCGTGGCCGTCTGGGCCAAGGTGAACGGCAAGTACCGGGACGCCGGCGCGATCCAGATCTTCGTCGGGAGCAACACCTACGACCTGAAGGACGTCCTGGTGGTGCAGCGCAACGTGATCCGTGTCGGCGGCCGCCAGTACAAGCTGAGCGATGTGGCGGGATGCCGCATTGACGGGAAGTTCTACGCCCTAGAAGAGGTCGACTACGACACCGATCTTGACCTGGCCACCCTGGAAGTGAGCGAAAGCAGCGGCACCTGGATCGGTGGCCTCACCAACCGGCCGCAAAGATATGTATTCTATCTCAACAACACCCTCTACCGCGACGGTGCCGGCGACGACGTGGCGATTTACGCCGCCGGGGACTGGCGGACCCTGGACCTCATCACCTTTGCCGATCCCTCCCATTTCGTCTACGACAACACGACCTACGATCTTATAGGAGCGCAAATCAAGATCGGCGACACCACCTTTAAGGTGACCGACGCCGCCTGGCGGGTGGGAACGCAGACCCTGGAGGTTTACCTGCAGGCGCCCTAA
- a CDS encoding efflux RND transporter permease subunit, whose amino-acid sequence MAYNVKAELARIQQELPYNLSGYYSAVLEAGPVRLRPILMTSLTTIFVLIPLSLAFEESSEAQAATAVVVIGIMTFFTFLTLVVVPVVSTLFDDPDRRLTARQKVHTRAYTGSSVGV is encoded by the coding sequence ATGGCCTACAATGTCAAGGCGGAGCTGGCCAGGATCCAGCAGGAGCTGCCCTATAATCTTTCCGGGTATTACTCCGCCGTTCTGGAGGCCGGGCCGGTAAGGTTGCGCCCGATCTTAATGACCTCCCTAACTACCATATTTGTCCTTATACCTTTAAGTCTGGCGTTCGAGGAAAGCTCTGAGGCCCAGGCGGCCACGGCTGTTGTGGTCATCGGGATCATGACCTTTTTTACCTTCCTCACGCTGGTCGTCGTCCCGGTAGTGTCCACCCTATTTGACGACCCCGATCGGCGCCTGACAGCCAGGCAGAAAGTCCATACACGTGCCTATACCGGCTCGTCAGTTGGGGTTTAA
- the istB gene encoding IS21-like element helper ATPase IstB encodes MSNKLTCYLENQMQALKLKGMLAHYQEVTEKASQNNLSYTEYLSLLFEEELKRKNEGTVKTKINKARFPFIKTLEEFDFSFQPSIREKEIIALGSLDFVEKKENIIFLGPPGVGKTHLSVALGIKACMAKYRVAFITAQKLLEELLLSAKDGSLLDKLLSYSRLNLLIIDELGYMPVTKEQANLLFRLVSMRYEKGSIILTSNYNFNEWGEIFSDQVVAAAIIDRLVHHARIFYINGTSYRLKGKLKAANDR; translated from the coding sequence ATGAGCAACAAATTAACCTGTTATCTGGAAAATCAGATGCAGGCCTTAAAACTAAAGGGGATGCTCGCCCATTACCAGGAGGTAACAGAGAAGGCTTCGCAAAACAACCTCTCTTATACCGAATACCTCTCCCTCCTCTTTGAAGAGGAGTTAAAAAGGAAAAACGAAGGCACGGTCAAGACGAAAATCAATAAAGCACGTTTCCCCTTTATCAAAACCCTGGAGGAATTTGACTTTAGCTTTCAACCATCCATCCGGGAAAAAGAAATTATCGCTTTAGGCTCCCTGGATTTTGTGGAGAAAAAGGAGAATATCATCTTCCTGGGTCCCCCTGGGGTCGGCAAGACGCATCTGTCAGTGGCCTTAGGTATCAAGGCCTGCATGGCTAAATATCGGGTAGCATTTATCACGGCCCAGAAGCTTTTAGAAGAACTACTTTTGAGCGCCAAAGACGGCAGCCTCCTCGACAAGCTGCTGAGTTACTCCCGGCTGAACCTTTTAATCATCGACGAACTCGGCTACATGCCCGTAACTAAAGAACAGGCCAACCTCCTCTTCCGCCTGGTCTCCATGCGTTACGAGAAGGGGAGCATTATCCTGACCAGCAACTATAACTTCAACGAATGGGGGGAGATATTTTCCGACCAAGTGGTGGCTGCGGCCATAATTGACCGGCTTGTGCATCACGCCCGCATTTTCTATATTAACGGCACTAGCTACCGGCTCAAAGGTAAACTGAAAGCAGCCAACGACCGTTAA
- the istA gene encoding IS21 family transposase, whose protein sequence is MYKWQRIKALHAQGVGIRQIARDVGVSRNTVRKYLKEAGPPQFKAREYVKELDKFLEEIKIMLAKGYIGTRIYKELKDKGYQGSLASVHRYLRSIKAEDNAAKLATTRVETGPGKQMQYDWKVWTLPVDGKPLKIYLHEVVLSFSRMKFYTFSLSITTADVIRVLVEAIDFFGGYAPELVIDNGKQMVITHQKDGIVRYNDEFLKFCGLYGIQPSACANYRARTKGKVERPFYYVQEHLLRGLEVGDLNEFAVKLSEFQEAYNKRPHSSLGRPPEEMFAEEKGCLLQIPAVEPAFLHHKEPRKVSNDGYISHDGNLYPVPMRYCLRRVWVENIYGRRLKVYDEAGALLGEFDLDLKKQTARPLHPEHETINRQYQEKKLKLRSALVEKFISAFGEDGQRYLEGLRDKNGANLYWHLAEILSYQDIYNREDIIAAIKECLKIGSYHKNSVKRLLEQKAVAPLSYTCDPASVNMPPGKIKRDLSCYALKESEVAAVS, encoded by the coding sequence ATGTACAAATGGCAGCGCATCAAGGCACTGCATGCTCAAGGGGTCGGCATCAGGCAAATAGCCAGGGATGTTGGGGTGTCCAGGAATACCGTCAGGAAGTACCTGAAAGAAGCCGGCCCGCCCCAGTTTAAAGCTAGGGAGTACGTTAAAGAACTGGACAAGTTTCTGGAAGAAATCAAGATTATGCTTGCCAAGGGATATATCGGCACAAGGATTTACAAAGAACTGAAAGATAAGGGCTATCAAGGCTCCCTAGCCAGCGTCCACCGTTATCTTAGGTCCATAAAGGCAGAAGATAATGCAGCTAAATTAGCTACCACCCGGGTGGAAACCGGCCCGGGTAAGCAGATGCAGTACGATTGGAAGGTGTGGACGTTACCGGTAGACGGGAAGCCCCTGAAAATATATCTCCACGAGGTGGTCTTATCCTTTAGCCGGATGAAATTTTATACCTTCTCTTTAAGCATCACCACCGCCGACGTGATCCGGGTTCTGGTTGAGGCCATTGACTTCTTCGGCGGTTATGCCCCGGAGTTGGTGATAGACAACGGCAAGCAAATGGTCATCACCCACCAAAAAGACGGTATCGTCCGGTACAATGATGAGTTCCTCAAATTCTGCGGGCTATATGGCATCCAGCCTTCGGCTTGCGCCAACTACCGTGCCCGGACCAAGGGAAAGGTGGAACGCCCCTTTTACTATGTCCAGGAACACCTGCTACGGGGCCTGGAGGTGGGGGACTTGAACGAATTCGCTGTAAAGCTTTCCGAGTTCCAGGAAGCCTACAACAAGAGGCCCCACAGCAGCTTAGGCCGACCGCCGGAGGAGATGTTTGCCGAGGAAAAAGGATGCCTTCTCCAAATACCTGCTGTCGAACCGGCCTTCTTACACCATAAAGAACCCCGGAAGGTGAGCAATGACGGCTATATATCCCATGACGGCAATCTCTACCCCGTACCTATGCGCTACTGCTTAAGGAGGGTGTGGGTCGAAAACATCTACGGCCGGCGCCTGAAGGTATATGACGAGGCAGGTGCGCTTTTAGGGGAGTTCGACCTTGACCTTAAAAAACAAACCGCCCGTCCCCTTCACCCCGAACACGAAACCATCAACCGTCAATACCAGGAAAAGAAACTGAAACTGCGCTCGGCCCTGGTGGAGAAGTTTATCAGCGCCTTCGGCGAAGACGGCCAAAGGTATCTGGAAGGCCTGCGTGATAAGAACGGGGCCAACCTGTACTGGCACCTGGCAGAAATCTTAAGCTACCAAGACATATACAACCGGGAAGATATCATAGCAGCCATCAAAGAATGCTTGAAAATCGGCTCTTATCACAAAAACAGCGTAAAAAGGCTCTTAGAGCAGAAAGCAGTCGCCCCGCTTTCTTATACTTGTGACCCCGCAAGTGTCAATATGCCGCCAGGTAAAATCAAACGGGACCTCTCCTGTTATGCCCTAAAGGAGAGCGAGGTGGCGGCAGTATCATGA
- a CDS encoding Rpn family recombination-promoting nuclease/putative transposase gives MLFYDLHYVLQDFSEKEADVVYRLKKRDKNVIFYVLLELQSTVDYLIPFRLLLYMVEIWREIYNNTPQGERESKTFRLPPIIPAVLYNGAGSWTAALSFKEMLDSYQDFSGHLLDFRYLLFDVNRYSEEELIRAANLIAGVFLLDQKMRPEELVGRLQKLAGVLRRLTPDEFRHFITWLKNVVKPRMPGDFSAKIDGILNESNPWEVERMIYNLELTLAEMQQQALLKGKMEGKIEGKLEGKLEGKLEGKLEAQQEIARNLLLLNIDIDTIIKATGLGPEEINALRRQLEN, from the coding sequence ATTCTATTTTACGATCTACACTACGTCCTCCAGGATTTCAGCGAGAAAGAAGCCGATGTCGTCTACAGGCTTAAAAAAAGGGATAAAAACGTCATCTTTTACGTCCTGCTGGAGCTGCAGTCAACGGTAGACTACCTGATACCCTTCCGTCTATTGCTTTACATGGTAGAGATCTGGCGGGAAATCTACAACAACACCCCGCAGGGTGAGCGGGAGAGCAAGACTTTCCGCCTGCCGCCCATCATCCCGGCCGTGCTTTACAACGGAGCCGGCTCCTGGACGGCGGCGCTCTCCTTCAAAGAAATGCTGGACAGTTACCAGGATTTCAGCGGGCATCTCCTGGACTTCCGCTATCTTCTCTTTGACGTCAACCGTTACAGCGAAGAAGAACTTATCAGGGCGGCAAACCTGATCGCCGGTGTCTTTCTCCTGGACCAGAAGATGCGCCCGGAAGAGCTGGTGGGACGGCTGCAGAAGCTGGCGGGTGTTTTAAGGCGGCTAACACCTGATGAATTCCGCCATTTCATTACCTGGCTGAAGAACGTCGTCAAGCCGAGAATGCCCGGAGATTTCAGCGCCAAAATCGACGGCATCCTGAACGAGAGCAATCCCTGGGAGGTGGAACGGATGATTTACAACCTGGAATTAACCCTGGCAGAGATGCAGCAGCAGGCTTTATTGAAAGGCAAAATGGAAGGCAAGATTGAGGGTAAGTTGGAGGGCAAGTTGGAAGGCAAGTTGGAAGGCAAGCTGGAAGCTCAACAGGAAATAGCCAGAAACTTGCTGCTGCTCAACATAGACATTGACACCATTATCAAGGCTACCGGACTTGGCCCGGAAGAGATAAATGCCCTGAGAAGGCAATTGGAAAATTGA
- a CDS encoding RNA polymerase sigma factor codes for MFFLNLGSKKAPGKKNGAVSFEELVLTYQDRVYNLSYQLTGNHTDAQDLAQEVFVRAYMGLDKFRYEADPGTWLHRITVNLFLNLRRKTARHPAVSLDAPLDTGEGEVTREVAATGGDPQEAVEELELKDYVRRALRQLPAEYQAVLVLRELQGYSYEEIATILGCPPGTVKSRLNRARQAMKEKVMQMAEEKPPEHRRP; via the coding sequence GTGTTTTTCTTGAACCTTGGGAGCAAAAAAGCGCCTGGCAAAAAGAATGGCGCCGTTTCCTTCGAAGAACTGGTCCTGACCTATCAGGATAGGGTATATAATTTGAGCTACCAACTGACGGGCAATCACACCGATGCCCAGGACCTGGCCCAGGAGGTTTTTGTCCGGGCCTACATGGGGCTGGATAAGTTCCGGTACGAGGCCGACCCGGGCACCTGGCTGCACCGCATCACCGTAAATTTATTTTTAAACCTGCGCCGGAAAACGGCCCGCCACCCGGCGGTTTCCCTGGACGCCCCCCTGGATACGGGCGAGGGCGAGGTGACCCGCGAGGTGGCCGCCACGGGGGGCGATCCCCAGGAAGCGGTAGAGGAGCTGGAGTTAAAAGACTACGTCCGCAGGGCCTTAAGGCAACTGCCGGCGGAATACCAGGCGGTGCTGGTGCTGCGGGAACTCCAGGGTTACAGCTATGAAGAAATCGCGACTATTTTGGGCTGTCCCCCCGGGACGGTGAAGTCGCGCCTCAACCGGGCGCGGCAGGCCATGAAAGAGAAAGTAATGCAGATGGCTGAGGAGAAGCCGCCTGAGCACAGGCGGCCTTGA
- a CDS encoding anti-sigma factor family protein: MFCNEARELFSPWLDGELAAGEREALQRHLAECPACRAEWERWQEISRALREMKAPVAAPSGFAAAVNARLAARTKGRTWQGARRLAAAAAAVVLLAAGSLSYAARGLWQHLPVTVASIQQDDGGKTAAVDLPPGTGADTFVPATPGGVTGPAVKQDGTKPDEGATPEKGTAPADAVGNKGGAEPPAGAGTPTGGGSGDRPTRVAGAEPYVARTFLSDRRQATSTMLKIAVEDMAGAKRKALGLAAASGAAVQTIADQDDGRDKRAIYLLKVAEGRAASLLSALGQVGQVTAQNTNVQDLSRQFSAALEQYQAKVAQVNAATDSVEKEKLTREAKALEEQLSAWDQETKQHTIILWLETN, encoded by the coding sequence ATGTTCTGCAATGAAGCGCGGGAGCTCTTTTCGCCCTGGCTGGACGGGGAGCTCGCCGCGGGGGAAAGGGAAGCATTACAGCGGCATTTGGCGGAATGCCCGGCCTGCCGCGCGGAGTGGGAGCGGTGGCAGGAGATCTCCCGCGCCTTACGGGAGATGAAGGCGCCGGTGGCGGCGCCGTCGGGCTTTGCTGCGGCGGTTAATGCCAGGCTGGCGGCGCGGACAAAGGGGAGGACCTGGCAGGGCGCGCGGCGCCTGGCGGCCGCCGCCGCGGCCGTGGTCCTGCTGGCGGCCGGCTCCCTAAGCTATGCCGCGCGGGGGTTGTGGCAGCACTTGCCTGTAACCGTAGCCAGCATACAACAAGATGACGGCGGCAAAACAGCCGCCGTCGACCTCCCGCCGGGTACGGGAGCCGATACATTCGTGCCGGCGACGCCAGGCGGGGTCACCGGCCCGGCGGTAAAACAGGACGGGACCAAGCCGGACGAGGGGGCAACTCCTGAAAAGGGGACGGCGCCCGCTGATGCTGTCGGCAATAAAGGCGGGGCCGAACCCCCCGCCGGGGCCGGCACCCCGACGGGCGGCGGCAGCGGCGACCGGCCCACCCGGGTGGCCGGCGCCGAGCCCTACGTAGCGCGCACCTTTTTGAGCGACCGGCGCCAGGCGACCAGCACCATGCTGAAAATCGCCGTCGAGGATATGGCCGGGGCCAAGAGGAAGGCCCTGGGCCTGGCGGCCGCCAGCGGCGCAGCGGTCCAGACGATAGCCGACCAGGACGACGGCCGGGATAAGCGGGCCATCTATCTCCTTAAGGTCGCGGAAGGTAGGGCCGCGTCCCTCCTGTCCGCCCTGGGCCAGGTGGGCCAGGTGACCGCCCAAAATACCAACGTCCAGGACCTCTCCCGGCAGTTCAGCGCCGCCCTGGAGCAGTATCAGGCCAAGGTGGCCCAGGTGAACGCCGCCACCGATTCGGTGGAAAAGGAAAAGCTCACCCGGGAAGCGAAGGCCCTTGAAGAGCAGCTAAGCGCCTGGGACCAGGAAACAAAGCAGCACACGATCATATTATGGCTGGAGACGAATTAG
- a CDS encoding type II toxin-antitoxin system HicB family antitoxin, whose protein sequence is MNKDLQYYLQLPYRIVLYPSPEGGYAVEIPELPGCLSQGETKEEALAMIEDAKRCWLIDALEHGDPIPEPASDEEYSGRILIRTTRSLHRALVERAREENTSLNQFINYQLARGIGYKPEKR, encoded by the coding sequence ATGAATAAAGATCTTCAATATTACTTGCAATTGCCCTATAGAATAGTTCTTTACCCTTCGCCTGAAGGTGGTTATGCGGTCGAAATACCTGAGCTGCCAGGGTGCCTTTCCCAGGGGGAGACAAAAGAAGAAGCCCTGGCAATGATTGAAGATGCAAAACGTTGCTGGTTGATCGATGCCCTGGAACATGGTGATCCAATTCCAGAGCCAGCATCCGATGAGGAATATAGCGGCCGTATATTAATCCGGACTACTAGGTCTTTACACCGGGCGCTGGTTGAGAGGGCTAGAGAGGAAAATACCAGCCTTAATCAATTCATCAATTACCAGTTAGCTCGTGGAATTGGGTATAAGCCTGAGAAGAGATAA
- a CDS encoding toxin HicA, producing MGKLEKLLEKIKRNPKTVRFDEIDKLLQKAGFIRSQPGGGSSHYIYRKGKYKLVIPYRQPYVLQSYVIRAIKLLEGADEDE from the coding sequence ATGGGTAAGCTTGAAAAATTGCTAGAAAAGATTAAAAGAAACCCCAAAACGGTCCGCTTTGACGAGATAGATAAGCTTTTGCAAAAAGCTGGTTTTATACGATCTCAGCCAGGTGGAGGATCAAGCCATTACATATACAGAAAGGGAAAATATAAGTTAGTAATACCTTATCGGCAGCCATACGTATTACAGAGCTATGTAATTAGGGCTATTAAGCTTTTAGAGGGGGCTGATGAAGATGAATAA